The following coding sequences are from one Geothrix sp. window:
- a CDS encoding MBL fold metallo-hydrolase, with translation MELRILGCSGGEADGERLTGLLVNGCVAIDAGSITAALTVEEQVGIQHVFLSHSHLDHICTLPFFTKNIFGRTHEAVEIHALPETLDVLRRHLFNDELWPDFSVIPSPNDPTIRYLELEPEHTYDVCGLHITPIRVNHLVPCVGYKVDDGKDAFLFTSDTAETDRIWEFANATPNLRLVITEASFPNEQARLAEASKHLTPSKLGAELKKLHRDVPVRIYHLTPGDKATMLPQLQALGDPRVSLLGQDERITW, from the coding sequence ATGGAACTCCGGATCCTGGGCTGCAGTGGCGGGGAGGCTGATGGCGAGCGCCTGACGGGGCTGCTCGTGAACGGCTGCGTGGCCATCGACGCCGGCTCCATCACCGCGGCCCTGACCGTGGAGGAGCAGGTCGGGATCCAGCACGTGTTCCTCAGCCACTCGCACCTGGACCACATCTGCACCCTGCCCTTCTTCACCAAGAACATCTTCGGCCGCACCCACGAGGCCGTGGAGATCCACGCCCTGCCCGAGACCCTGGACGTGCTGAGGCGCCACCTCTTCAACGACGAGCTCTGGCCCGACTTCAGCGTGATTCCGAGCCCGAACGATCCCACCATCCGCTACCTGGAGCTCGAGCCGGAGCACACCTACGACGTCTGCGGCCTGCACATCACGCCGATCCGCGTGAACCACCTGGTGCCCTGCGTGGGGTACAAGGTCGATGACGGGAAGGATGCCTTCCTCTTCACCAGCGACACCGCGGAGACCGATCGCATCTGGGAGTTCGCCAACGCCACGCCGAACCTGCGGCTCGTCATCACGGAAGCCAGCTTCCCCAATGAACAGGCCCGCCTGGCGGAAGCCTCCAAGCACCTCACGCCCTCGAAGCTGGGCGCCGAGCTGAAGAAGCTGCATCGCGACGTGCCGGTGAGGATCTATCACCTGACTCCCGGGGACAAGGCGACCATGCTGCCGCAGCTCCAGGCCCTCGGGGACCCCAGGGTGAGCCTGCTCGGCCAGGACGAGCGCATCACCTGGTAG
- a CDS encoding ArsR/SmtB family transcription factor yields MSRAEALSPARVKDAAPLFAALGDATRLGLLVTLCSSGPLSVTRLGSRFAVSRQALTKHLDVLAASGLVRSSRQGRERIWELEPRRLGDAHAYLERLSRQWDDALGRLKAFVERG; encoded by the coding sequence ATGTCGCGGGCTGAGGCCCTCTCGCCTGCCCGGGTGAAGGACGCCGCACCCCTCTTCGCGGCCCTGGGAGACGCGACGCGGCTGGGCCTCCTGGTCACCCTCTGCTCCAGCGGCCCCCTCTCGGTCACCCGTCTCGGCAGCCGGTTCGCCGTGTCCCGGCAGGCCCTCACCAAGCACCTGGATGTGCTGGCTGCCTCTGGTCTGGTCCGGAGCAGCCGGCAGGGCCGGGAGCGCATCTGGGAACTCGAGCCCAGGCGCCTGGGCGACGCCCATGCCTACCTGGAGCGCCTGTCCCGGCAGTGGGACGACGCGCTGGGTCGGCTCAAGGCCTTCGTCGAGCGCGGCTAG
- a CDS encoding SRPBCC family protein → MSTLTTDRIEKQILLRAPQSRVWRALTDAGEFGTWFRVKLDGPFVPGQWNRGKITWPGYEHITMEVLVERMEAETLFSFRWHPYAIDPKVDYSGEPSTLVEFRLEPSGGDTLLRVVESGFDLLPAGRREEAFRMNDGGWAQQLVNIERHVAG, encoded by the coding sequence ATGAGCACACTGACCACCGACCGCATTGAGAAGCAGATCCTGCTCCGCGCCCCGCAGTCCCGGGTCTGGCGGGCGCTCACCGACGCCGGGGAATTCGGCACCTGGTTCCGCGTGAAGCTCGATGGCCCCTTCGTCCCCGGCCAGTGGAACCGAGGGAAGATCACCTGGCCCGGCTACGAGCACATCACCATGGAAGTCCTGGTGGAACGCATGGAGGCGGAGACCCTGTTCTCCTTCCGCTGGCACCCCTACGCCATCGATCCGAAGGTGGACTATTCGGGCGAGCCCAGCACCCTCGTCGAATTCCGCCTGGAACCCTCCGGTGGGGACACCCTGCTCCGGGTGGTCGAATCCGGCTTCGACCTGCTGCCCGCGGGCCGTCGCGAGGAGGCCTTCCGCATGAACGATGGCGGCTGGGCCCAGCAGCTGGTCAACATCGAACGCCATGTCGCGGGCTGA
- a CDS encoding ATP synthase F0 subunit B, which yields MALLELANLTLRSPQGGGPVARILAQMPDPMRPDLPALLFVIVLLVVLYFYLRVVFFQPITKVMEDRDRDLNAGGDAKAQAAAALEARQKDYQSRLKELRAKAFERRKALSDAAGKEKQRLLDEARTKAQAERQAAVESLKAQQATARQNLLAQVDALAESMAQTLLKQA from the coding sequence GTGGCGCTGCTGGAACTGGCGAATCTGACGCTCCGATCACCGCAAGGGGGTGGCCCGGTCGCGCGCATCCTGGCCCAGATGCCGGATCCCATGCGCCCGGACCTGCCGGCCCTGCTCTTCGTGATCGTCCTGCTCGTGGTGCTCTACTTCTACCTCCGCGTGGTGTTCTTCCAGCCCATCACGAAGGTGATGGAGGACCGCGACCGGGATCTGAATGCCGGCGGCGACGCCAAGGCCCAGGCTGCCGCCGCTCTGGAGGCTCGCCAGAAGGACTACCAGTCCCGCCTGAAGGAACTCCGGGCCAAGGCGTTCGAGCGGCGCAAGGCGCTGTCAGACGCGGCCGGCAAGGAGAAGCAGCGCCTCCTGGACGAGGCCCGTACCAAGGCCCAGGCCGAGCGGCAGGCGGCGGTGGAGTCCCTCAAGGCCCAGCAGGCCACGGCCAGGCAGAACCTCCTGGCCCAGGTGGACGCCCTGGCCGAGTCCATGGCCCAGACCCTTCTGAAGCAGGCCTGA
- the atpC gene encoding ATP synthase F1 subunit epsilon, giving the protein MSQTIKLEVVTPERPVFSAEVAEVQFPTASRGYYGILPGHTPVMTEVGDGLLYYIQEGQKHWITVFGGFAEIGPDHVTILARESETMDMLDLERAEASRQRALKLLKDAQTEHDLAAAQAKLNASLIRLQAAGHPAGHGF; this is encoded by the coding sequence ATGTCCCAAACCATCAAGCTGGAAGTCGTCACCCCGGAGCGGCCGGTCTTTTCCGCCGAGGTGGCCGAGGTGCAGTTCCCCACGGCCTCCCGCGGCTACTACGGCATCCTGCCGGGCCACACGCCCGTCATGACCGAGGTGGGCGACGGCCTGCTCTACTACATCCAGGAGGGCCAGAAGCACTGGATCACGGTGTTCGGTGGTTTCGCGGAGATCGGACCGGACCACGTGACCATCCTGGCCCGGGAGAGCGAGACCATGGACATGCTCGACCTGGAGCGGGCCGAGGCCTCCCGGCAGCGGGCCCTCAAGCTCCTCAAGGATGCCCAGACCGAACACGACCTGGCTGCGGCCCAGGCCAAGCTCAACGCCAGCCTGATCCGGCTCCAGGCCGCAGGACATCCCGCCGGCCACGGATTCTGA
- the der gene encoding ribosome biogenesis GTPase Der, whose product MKLPLVALCGRPNVGKSTLFNRLTRSRAALVHDLPGMTRDRSYGRVTCLSEEGEAEEVFELVDTGGLDFEGDDVITQGITRMAQAALEEAHVAILLVDGHDGLTAGDEEIATRLRRQGKPLLLVINKLDGMKGGAPDGGFYGLGFDQVLAISAAHGAGVPELIEAIRSRLPFHRTPEEAEIHSLSDELRFALIGRPNVGKSSLTNRLLGYERSLVSEVAGTTRDTVDTVFTVKDKVYRMIDTAGIRKKGKTHEGAEKLSILKAKQAMARADVSLLLLDAVEGATHQDAVIAGYAQEAGAAVILVVNKWDLVEKDTHTIYGAEEDLRRSLGFLHHAPMIFLSALTGQRVSKLFGMIDELAAAHGHRIPTSELNRFLRESVSAMSPHAIDGKLPKLYFMTQVGVRPPSFVIKTNTDRGLHFSYVRYLENRLREQFGLAGVPLRLSIQKKQKGEDEPVETAVVRRILDPGEGLKPSRSNEALQAQKADKIKPRPRPKKKEGPKPAAKQAPRKGPGAPPKRVRQKSTKRS is encoded by the coding sequence ATGAAACTGCCCCTCGTCGCCCTCTGCGGACGCCCCAATGTGGGCAAGTCCACCCTCTTCAACCGGCTCACCCGCAGCCGGGCGGCCCTGGTCCACGACCTGCCGGGCATGACCCGGGACCGCAGCTACGGCCGCGTCACCTGCCTGAGTGAGGAGGGCGAGGCCGAGGAGGTCTTCGAGCTGGTGGACACGGGCGGCCTCGACTTCGAGGGCGACGACGTCATCACCCAGGGCATCACCCGCATGGCCCAGGCCGCCCTCGAGGAGGCCCACGTGGCCATCCTGCTGGTGGACGGCCACGACGGCCTCACCGCCGGCGACGAGGAGATCGCCACTCGCCTCCGCCGCCAGGGCAAACCCCTGCTGCTGGTCATCAACAAGCTCGACGGCATGAAGGGTGGCGCGCCGGACGGCGGCTTCTACGGCCTGGGTTTCGACCAGGTCCTGGCCATCTCGGCGGCCCACGGGGCCGGCGTGCCCGAGCTGATCGAGGCGATCCGCTCCCGCCTCCCCTTCCACCGCACTCCCGAAGAGGCCGAGATCCACTCCCTGTCGGACGAGCTGCGCTTCGCCCTCATCGGCCGGCCCAATGTGGGCAAGTCCTCGCTGACGAACCGCCTGCTGGGCTACGAGCGCAGTCTGGTGAGCGAGGTCGCCGGTACCACCCGGGACACGGTGGACACGGTCTTCACCGTGAAGGACAAGGTCTACCGGATGATCGACACGGCCGGCATCCGCAAGAAGGGCAAGACCCACGAGGGCGCCGAGAAGCTCAGCATCCTGAAGGCCAAGCAGGCCATGGCCCGGGCCGATGTGAGCCTCCTGCTGCTGGATGCCGTCGAAGGCGCCACCCACCAGGACGCCGTCATCGCCGGCTACGCCCAGGAAGCCGGCGCCGCCGTCATCCTCGTGGTGAACAAGTGGGATCTCGTCGAGAAGGACACGCACACCATCTACGGCGCCGAGGAGGACCTGCGCCGCAGCCTGGGCTTCCTGCACCACGCGCCCATGATCTTCCTGTCGGCCCTGACCGGACAGCGGGTCTCCAAGCTGTTCGGCATGATCGACGAGCTGGCCGCGGCTCACGGGCACCGGATCCCCACCAGCGAGCTGAACCGTTTCCTGCGCGAATCGGTCTCCGCCATGAGCCCTCACGCCATCGATGGCAAGCTGCCCAAGCTCTACTTCATGACGCAAGTGGGCGTGCGCCCCCCGAGCTTCGTCATCAAGACCAACACCGACCGTGGCCTGCACTTCAGCTACGTGCGCTATCTGGAGAACCGCCTGCGGGAGCAGTTCGGGCTGGCGGGCGTGCCCCTGCGGCTCAGCATCCAGAAGAAGCAGAAGGGCGAGGACGAGCCGGTGGAGACCGCCGTGGTGCGCCGCATCCTGGACCCCGGCGAAGGCCTCAAACCCTCCCGTAGCAACGAAGCGCTCCAGGCCCAGAAGGCCGACAAGATCAAGCCCCGCCCCCGGCCCAAGAAGAAGGAGGGCCCGAAGCCCGCCGCCAAGCAGGCGCCGCGGAAGGGTCCCGGCGCCCCGCCCAAGCGGGTCCGGCAGAAATCCACCAAGCGGTCCTAG
- a CDS encoding Hpt domain-containing protein produces the protein MNDLPVLDLQPLRDLLDLGASPALVHELITLFQEDVPARLALLQSALCARDAQQTMMEAHQLKGALSNLGLVRFAELASCIEAQARQGHLDDLPVLADTLPGAYAEALAALHSAFPEG, from the coding sequence TTGAACGACCTGCCGGTCCTCGATCTCCAGCCCTTGCGCGATCTCCTTGATCTGGGGGCGTCACCGGCGCTGGTTCACGAGCTGATCACGCTCTTCCAGGAGGATGTGCCGGCGCGGCTGGCCCTGCTGCAGAGCGCGCTGTGCGCCCGGGATGCCCAGCAGACCATGATGGAAGCGCACCAGCTGAAGGGGGCCCTGAGCAACCTGGGCCTGGTGCGGTTCGCGGAGCTGGCCTCCTGCATCGAGGCGCAGGCGCGGCAGGGTCATCTGGATGACCTGCCCGTCCTGGCGGATACCCTGCCAGGCGCCTACGCGGAGGCCCTGGCGGCCCTGCATTCGGCGTTTCCCGAGGGCTGA
- the atpD gene encoding F0F1 ATP synthase subunit beta, translated as MSNTLQGRVIAVVGPAVDVEFDSHLPSIMNALHTDIGGALVTLEVQQHLGENRVRCVSMQPTEGMVRGQIVTDTGKAINVPVGPETLGRIINVVGDPVDERGPIGHKMTLPIHREAPKYEDLNTSSEMFETGIKVIDLLEPYAKGGKTGLFGGAGVGKTVLIMELINNIAKGHGGYSVFAGVGERTREGNDLWHEMMDSGVIDKNDLSKSKVALIYGQMTEPPGARARVALTGLTVAEYFRDVEGKDVLLFVDNIFRFTQAGAEVSALLGRMPSAVGYQPTLATEMGELQERITSTKKGSITSVQAVYVPADDYTDPAPATTFAHLDATTNLSREIAALGIYPAVDPLASTSRLLDPRILGEHHYNTAMRVKAILQKYKELQDIIAILGMDELSDDDKLIVARARKIQRFLSQPFFVAEQFTGMSGKYVKLEDSIKGFSEICDGKWDHLPEQAFYLVGTIEEAVEKAEKLAAV; from the coding sequence ATGTCCAACACCCTTCAAGGCCGCGTGATCGCCGTCGTCGGTCCCGCCGTGGACGTCGAGTTCGACAGCCACCTCCCCTCGATCATGAACGCGCTGCACACCGACATCGGCGGCGCGCTGGTGACGCTGGAGGTGCAGCAGCACCTCGGCGAGAACCGCGTGCGCTGCGTGTCCATGCAGCCCACCGAGGGCATGGTGCGCGGCCAGATCGTGACTGACACCGGCAAGGCCATCAACGTGCCCGTGGGCCCCGAGACCCTGGGCCGCATCATCAACGTGGTGGGCGATCCCGTGGACGAGCGCGGCCCCATCGGCCACAAGATGACCCTCCCCATCCACCGCGAGGCCCCCAAGTACGAGGACCTGAACACCTCCTCCGAGATGTTCGAGACGGGCATCAAGGTCATCGACCTGCTGGAACCCTACGCGAAGGGCGGCAAGACGGGCCTCTTCGGCGGCGCCGGCGTGGGCAAGACCGTGCTGATCATGGAACTCATCAACAACATCGCCAAGGGCCACGGCGGCTATTCCGTGTTCGCTGGCGTGGGCGAGCGCACCCGCGAGGGCAACGACCTCTGGCACGAGATGATGGACAGCGGCGTCATCGACAAAAACGACCTCTCCAAGAGCAAGGTGGCGCTCATTTATGGCCAGATGACCGAGCCCCCCGGAGCCCGTGCCCGCGTGGCGCTCACCGGCCTCACCGTCGCCGAGTACTTCCGCGACGTGGAAGGCAAGGACGTGCTGCTCTTCGTGGACAACATCTTCCGCTTCACCCAGGCCGGCGCCGAAGTGTCCGCGCTGCTGGGCCGCATGCCCTCCGCCGTGGGCTACCAGCCCACGCTGGCTACGGAAATGGGCGAGCTGCAGGAGCGCATCACCTCCACGAAGAAGGGCTCCATCACCTCCGTGCAGGCCGTCTACGTGCCGGCGGACGACTACACGGATCCCGCGCCCGCCACCACCTTCGCCCACCTGGACGCCACCACCAACCTCTCCCGTGAGATCGCGGCCCTCGGCATCTACCCCGCCGTGGATCCCCTGGCCTCCACCAGCCGCCTGCTGGATCCCCGCATCCTCGGCGAGCACCACTACAACACCGCCATGCGCGTGAAGGCGATCCTCCAGAAGTACAAAGAGCTGCAGGACATCATCGCCATCCTGGGCATGGACGAACTGTCCGACGACGACAAGCTCATCGTGGCCCGCGCCCGCAAGATCCAGCGCTTCCTCAGCCAGCCCTTCTTCGTGGCCGAGCAGTTCACGGGCATGTCCGGCAAGTACGTGAAGCTCGAGGACAGCATCAAGGGCTTCAGCGAGATCTGCGACGGCAAGTGGGATCACCTGCCCGAGCAGGCCTTCTACCTCGTCGGCACCATCGAGGAAGCCGTCGAGAAGGCTGAGAAGCTGGCGGCAGTCTAG
- the atpA gene encoding F0F1 ATP synthase subunit alpha, translated as MDIRAEEISRIIRSQIEGFDAQVDVAEVGTVISVGDGIARAYGLEKAMSGELLELPHGVMGLAFNLEEDNVGIILLGDAAAIKEGDTVKRTGKIMSVPVGPAFVGRVVDALGNPIDGKGPIQAAKTNPIEQIAPGIVDRKSVHEPMQTGLKAIDSLIPIGRGQRELIIGDRQTGKTAVAVDTIINQRETGVICIYVAIGQKRSTIAQVVKTLEEYDAMKHTIVVAASASEAAPLLFLAPMTGAALGEYFMWHGKDGQPAGKDNPGGHVLCIYDDLSKQAAAYREISLLVRRPPGREAYPGDVFYLHSRLLERACKLSDERGAGSLTALPVIETQAGDVSAYIPTNVISITDGQIFLESDLFNAGVRPAVNVGISVSRVGGSAQVKAMKSVAGTIKLDLAQYRELAAFAQFGSDLDKATLAQLNRGQRLVEILKQGQYSPMAVEKQVVIIWAATNGYVDDLPVAQVRRFEAEFMAYLDVNAPEVLRGIRDTKVLSDDAKAQLKTQVISFKETFTASLNQTTGA; from the coding sequence ATGGACATCCGCGCGGAAGAGATCTCCCGCATCATCCGCAGCCAGATCGAGGGCTTCGATGCCCAGGTCGACGTGGCCGAAGTCGGCACCGTCATCAGCGTCGGTGACGGCATCGCCCGCGCCTACGGCCTGGAGAAGGCCATGTCCGGCGAACTGCTGGAACTGCCCCACGGTGTCATGGGCCTGGCCTTCAACCTGGAAGAGGACAACGTCGGCATCATCCTGCTGGGCGACGCCGCCGCCATCAAGGAAGGCGACACCGTCAAGCGCACCGGCAAGATCATGTCCGTGCCCGTGGGTCCCGCCTTCGTGGGCCGCGTGGTGGACGCCCTGGGCAACCCCATCGACGGCAAGGGCCCCATCCAGGCCGCCAAGACCAACCCCATCGAGCAGATCGCCCCCGGCATCGTGGATCGCAAGAGCGTGCACGAGCCCATGCAGACGGGCCTCAAGGCCATCGACAGCCTGATCCCCATCGGCCGTGGCCAGCGCGAGCTGATCATCGGCGACCGCCAGACCGGCAAGACCGCGGTGGCCGTCGACACGATCATCAACCAGCGCGAGACCGGCGTGATCTGCATCTACGTCGCCATCGGCCAGAAGCGCTCCACCATCGCCCAGGTGGTGAAGACGCTCGAAGAGTACGACGCCATGAAGCACACCATCGTGGTGGCCGCCTCCGCCTCCGAAGCCGCCCCGCTGCTGTTCCTGGCCCCCATGACCGGTGCCGCCCTCGGCGAGTACTTCATGTGGCACGGCAAAGACGGCCAGCCCGCCGGCAAGGACAACCCGGGCGGCCACGTCCTCTGCATCTACGACGATCTCTCCAAGCAGGCCGCGGCCTACCGCGAAATCTCCCTGCTGGTGCGTCGTCCTCCCGGACGTGAGGCCTACCCTGGCGACGTGTTCTACCTCCACTCCCGCCTGCTGGAACGCGCCTGCAAGCTCAGCGATGAGCGGGGCGCGGGTTCGCTGACGGCCCTGCCCGTCATCGAGACCCAGGCCGGTGACGTGTCCGCCTACATCCCCACCAACGTCATCTCCATCACCGACGGCCAGATCTTCCTGGAGAGCGACCTCTTCAACGCGGGCGTCCGCCCGGCCGTGAACGTGGGCATCTCCGTGAGCCGCGTGGGCGGTTCCGCCCAGGTGAAGGCCATGAAGTCCGTGGCCGGCACCATCAAGCTCGACCTGGCCCAGTACCGCGAGCTGGCGGCCTTCGCCCAGTTCGGCTCCGACCTGGACAAGGCCACCCTGGCCCAGCTGAACCGCGGCCAGCGCCTGGTGGAGATCCTGAAGCAGGGACAGTACTCGCCCATGGCCGTGGAGAAGCAGGTGGTCATCATCTGGGCCGCCACCAACGGCTACGTGGATGACCTGCCGGTCGCCCAGGTCCGCCGCTTCGAGGCCGAGTTCATGGCCTACCTCGACGTGAACGCCCCCGAGGTGCTGCGCGGCATCCGCGACACCAAGGTGCTGAGCGACGACGCCAAGGCCCAGCTCAAGACCCAGGTCATCTCCTTCAAGGAGACCTTCACGGCCTCCCTGAACCAGACCACGGGAGCCTAG
- a CDS encoding nuclear transport factor 2 family protein, which translates to MIRPLSCLLMPALLLAAPTPKNLSPAGTVERQIELFNAHDLEGFLALFADDVEVSEIPGTSAPTGKARLRELYAERFRANPDLHASAKAQMLSGTFVIQKEVIKGRAGKSDPLEALVIYQVKAGKIVKMWGLRD; encoded by the coding sequence ATGATCCGACCGCTGTCCTGCCTGCTGATGCCCGCGCTGCTGCTGGCTGCGCCCACCCCCAAGAACCTCAGCCCGGCGGGCACGGTGGAGCGGCAGATCGAGCTGTTCAACGCCCACGACCTGGAGGGTTTCCTGGCCCTCTTCGCGGACGACGTCGAAGTCTCCGAGATCCCCGGCACCTCCGCGCCCACGGGAAAAGCCCGATTGCGGGAACTCTATGCCGAGCGGTTCAGGGCGAACCCGGACCTGCACGCCTCGGCCAAGGCCCAGATGCTCTCCGGCACCTTCGTGATCCAGAAGGAGGTCATCAAGGGGCGGGCGGGGAAGAGTGACCCCCTGGAAGCCCTGGTGATCTACCAGGTGAAGGCGGGGAAGATCGTGAAGATGTGGGGGCTGCGGGACTAG
- a CDS encoding ATP synthase F0 subunit B yields MHKLTRLSLAVLLSLSPVALVAQAHDAHPAPAAEKHEAPAAGHEAQPAGHEAQAGEAHAAPGEAHGTEAHGGAHHGPAMKLFGKEYGNGGAFLVQLLNFAIYGAGLFFILKGALSAMFKSRKEELETMLAQAERDKAEGEAQMKDMEAKMAGLEGELAGILAKAETDAEAEKQRVLEAAKAEAAVILAQAQAEIGYQKRQAEQELRALVAELAVEGAAKRLEAKLQGPEAAKAVDRAIQQIGGAQ; encoded by the coding sequence ATGCACAAGCTGACCCGACTCTCCCTGGCAGTCCTGCTGTCCCTCAGCCCTGTGGCGCTGGTGGCGCAGGCCCATGATGCCCATCCGGCCCCGGCTGCCGAGAAGCACGAAGCCCCCGCGGCCGGCCATGAGGCCCAACCCGCAGGCCACGAGGCCCAAGCGGGCGAGGCCCACGCCGCTCCCGGTGAAGCCCACGGCACCGAAGCCCATGGCGGCGCCCACCACGGCCCGGCCATGAAGCTCTTCGGCAAGGAGTACGGCAACGGCGGTGCCTTCCTCGTCCAGCTGCTGAACTTCGCCATCTACGGCGCGGGTCTCTTCTTCATCCTGAAGGGTGCCCTGTCCGCCATGTTCAAGTCCCGCAAGGAAGAGCTGGAGACCATGCTCGCCCAGGCGGAGCGTGACAAGGCCGAGGGCGAAGCCCAGATGAAGGACATGGAAGCCAAGATGGCCGGGCTCGAAGGTGAGCTGGCGGGCATCCTGGCCAAGGCCGAGACCGATGCCGAAGCCGAGAAGCAGCGCGTGCTGGAGGCCGCCAAGGCCGAAGCCGCCGTGATCCTCGCCCAGGCCCAGGCCGAGATCGGCTACCAGAAGCGCCAGGCCGAGCAGGAACTGCGGGCCCTGGTCGCCGAACTGGCGGTGGAAGGCGCCGCCAAGCGCCTGGAAGCCAAGCTGCAGGGGCCCGAGGCCGCCAAGGCCGTGGACCGTGCCATTCAGCAGATCGGAGGCGCCCAGTGA
- the atpH gene encoding ATP synthase F1 subunit delta — translation MSSRLTARRYAKALLQIADKQGNVPQLQQELETVAATVAANADLSRLVASPLVLPTKKAQVFETILAAAKVSESMRHFFKVVAEAGRLNLLPDIRRTFADQVDERAGIVEAKVTSAQPLSDAQAKALIASLGTRTGKTIRLSWHQDATLLGGVKVQVGSTVLDASLQGQLRQLKTQLLTA, via the coding sequence GTGAGCAGCCGCCTGACCGCCCGGCGCTACGCCAAGGCCCTCCTCCAGATCGCCGACAAGCAGGGGAACGTGCCCCAGCTTCAGCAGGAACTGGAAACCGTGGCCGCCACCGTGGCCGCCAATGCCGACCTCTCCCGCCTGGTGGCCTCGCCCCTGGTGCTGCCCACCAAGAAGGCCCAGGTCTTCGAGACCATCCTCGCGGCCGCCAAGGTGAGCGAGTCCATGCGGCACTTCTTCAAGGTGGTGGCCGAAGCGGGCCGTCTGAACCTGCTGCCCGACATCCGCCGCACCTTCGCCGACCAGGTGGATGAGCGGGCCGGCATCGTGGAGGCCAAGGTGACCAGCGCCCAGCCCCTCTCGGACGCCCAGGCCAAGGCCCTCATCGCCTCCCTCGGCACCCGCACCGGCAAGACCATCCGCCTCAGCTGGCACCAGGACGCCACCCTCCTGGGCGGCGTGAAGGTCCAGGTGGGCTCCACGGTCCTGGATGCCTCGCTCCAGGGCCAGCTCCGCCAGCTCAAGACGCAGCTTCTCACCGCCTAA
- the atpG gene encoding ATP synthase F1 subunit gamma, producing MAGLQDIRRRIRSVKNTQQVTKAMKMISAVKLRKSQERLVALRPYATKMMEVVRRVVGRIKGDSEIQPGPAAQAFLSPREEKRIRVVLVASDKGLCGGFNANVLKAATVFVSECQAEIVHVDVVGKRAAEWAKKRKLAPAGEYLNVPLTGLQQVVTEISKSASEQYHAGEIDALYVIYNYFNSAVAQTPTVFRVFPMELDRRAEGRDAVEVSHLLEPDPNAVLETLLPRFVETELLRNLLESSASEHGARMAAMDKASNNAGEMIAKLTLTMNKIRQASITNQIIEIVSGANA from the coding sequence ATGGCCGGTCTCCAGGACATTCGCCGCCGCATCCGGTCGGTGAAGAACACCCAGCAGGTCACCAAGGCCATGAAGATGATCTCCGCGGTCAAGCTGCGGAAGTCTCAGGAACGCCTGGTGGCCCTGCGCCCCTACGCCACCAAGATGATGGAAGTCGTCCGCCGGGTCGTGGGCCGCATCAAGGGTGATTCCGAGATCCAGCCGGGACCCGCCGCCCAGGCCTTCCTGTCCCCCCGCGAGGAGAAGCGCATCCGCGTGGTCCTCGTGGCCTCGGACAAGGGGCTCTGCGGCGGCTTCAACGCCAACGTGCTCAAGGCCGCCACGGTCTTCGTCTCCGAGTGCCAGGCCGAGATCGTCCATGTGGACGTGGTCGGCAAGCGGGCCGCCGAGTGGGCGAAGAAGCGCAAGCTGGCTCCGGCCGGGGAGTACCTCAACGTGCCCCTGACGGGCCTCCAGCAGGTCGTGACGGAGATCTCGAAGAGCGCCTCGGAGCAGTACCACGCCGGCGAGATCGACGCCCTCTACGTGATCTACAACTACTTCAACAGCGCCGTGGCCCAGACGCCCACGGTGTTCCGGGTCTTCCCGATGGAACTGGATCGCCGCGCCGAAGGGCGGGACGCCGTCGAGGTCTCCCACCTGCTCGAGCCCGATCCCAACGCGGTGCTGGAGACCCTGCTGCCCCGGTTCGTGGAGACGGAGCTGCTGCGCAACCTCCTAGAGAGCAGCGCCTCCGAGCACGGCGCCCGCATGGCGGCCATGGACAAGGCGAGCAACAACGCGGGCGAGATGATTGCCAAGCTGACGCTCACCATGAACAAGATCCGCCAGGCCAGCATCACCAACCAGATCATCGAGATCGTCAGCGGCGCAAATGCTTGA